The following proteins are encoded in a genomic region of Arcobacter suis CECT 7833:
- the dbpA gene encoding ATP-dependent RNA helicase DbpA produces the protein MKNYKGLPILIENFSQLNLPKEFLSNLETLGYTKLTTIQEKSLPLSLDNKDLIAQAKTGSGKTVAFCIPIINKLNIKNFRIQSLILAPTRELANQIALEIRKLSRHIHNLKVLTLCGGTPFKPQVLSLSHEAHIIVATPGRVLKHIQQNNIDLENITTLVLDEADKMLDMGFYDDIMEIIDSLPKNRQTLLFSATYEKNIEKLASNVLLNPVVVKVENEEKVHIKQKFYSVEESNKTTLIPALISSNKAKSILIFCNMKITCDKLADDLYNLGLDVLTLHSDLEQKQRDETIILFSNKSYPILIATDVASRGLHIDDVDLVINYDLSLDEKIHTHRIGRTARAGKGGMAISLYTHNDFDRVELIKDTFSDIEDESIDKIEDDLSYKIDSELRTIFINGGKKQKLRAGDILGAMTAGIGLKKEDIGKIDILDFASYVAINKEKISFVLEKLSKEKIKGKYYRIYEK, from the coding sequence ATAAAAAACTATAAAGGGCTTCCCATTTTAATCGAAAATTTTTCACAATTAAATCTTCCAAAAGAGTTTCTTTCTAACTTAGAAACTTTGGGTTATACAAAATTAACAACAATTCAAGAAAAAAGTTTACCTTTAAGCTTAGACAATAAAGATTTAATAGCTCAAGCAAAAACAGGTTCTGGAAAAACTGTAGCTTTTTGTATTCCAATAATAAATAAATTAAATATCAAAAACTTTAGAATTCAATCTTTGATTTTAGCTCCAACAAGAGAGTTGGCAAATCAAATAGCATTAGAAATCAGAAAACTTTCACGACATATTCATAATTTAAAAGTTCTTACACTTTGTGGTGGAACTCCTTTTAAACCACAAGTTTTATCTTTAAGTCACGAAGCACATATAATTGTTGCAACTCCAGGACGTGTATTAAAACATATTCAACAAAATAATATTGATTTAGAAAATATTACGACTTTAGTTTTAGATGAAGCAGATAAAATGCTTGATATGGGATTTTATGATGATATTATGGAAATTATTGATAGTTTGCCAAAAAATAGACAAACACTTCTTTTTTCGGCAACTTATGAAAAAAATATAGAAAAATTAGCTTCAAATGTTTTATTAAATCCAGTTGTTGTAAAAGTTGAAAATGAAGAAAAAGTTCATATAAAACAAAAATTCTATTCTGTAGAAGAATCAAATAAAACTACTTTAATTCCTGCACTTATCTCTTCAAACAAAGCAAAATCAATTTTAATATTTTGTAATATGAAAATTACTTGTGATAAATTAGCTGATGATTTATATAATTTAGGATTAGATGTTTTAACACTCCATTCTGATTTAGAGCAAAAACAAAGAGATGAAACAATAATTTTATTTTCAAATAAATCATATCCTATTTTAATTGCAACTGATGTGGCTTCAAGAGGACTTCATATTGATGATGTGGATTTGGTTATAAACTATGATTTATCTTTAGATGAAAAAATTCATACTCACAGAATCGGAAGAACTGCTAGAGCGGGAAAAGGTGGAATGGCAATTTCATTGTACACTCATAATGATTTTGATAGAGTTGAGCTTATAAAAGATACTTTTAGCGATATAGAAGATGAAAGTATTGATAAAATTGAAGATGATTTATCTTATAAAATTGATTCAGAGTTACGAACTATTTTTATAAATGGTGGAAAAAAACAAAAATTAAGAGCTGGAGATATTTTAGGAGCGATGACTGCTGGAATTGGCTTAAAAAAAGAGGATATAGGGAAAATTGATATTTTAGATTTTGCTTCTTATGTAGCAATAAATAAAGAAAAAATCTCTTTTGTTTTAGAAAAATTATCAAAAGAGAAAATTAAAGGTAAATATTATAGAATCTATGAAAAGTAA
- a CDS encoding DedA family protein, translating to MEDFIRDWGYIALFLYSFGGGFVGLAIASVLSYSGDLNIYICILIAAISNFIGGQFLFFLARKNKNYAKDMMKKYGRKIALAHLLMRKYGSFVIFVQKYIYGIKTLVPLAMGITKYSAIKFSIFNALAAVLWACVIGYASFTAGEYILSLGEDFKYVGLFTIVLIILVISYVFKKIEKK from the coding sequence ATGGAAGATTTTATTAGAGATTGGGGATATATAGCTCTATTTTTATACTCATTTGGTGGAGGATTTGTAGGACTTGCAATTGCTAGTGTTCTATCTTATTCAGGAGATTTAAATATCTATATTTGTATTTTAATTGCAGCTATTTCAAATTTTATTGGAGGTCAATTTCTGTTTTTTCTAGCTAGAAAAAATAAAAATTATGCAAAAGATATGATGAAAAAATATGGTAGAAAAATTGCCCTTGCTCATCTTTTAATGAGAAAATATGGTTCTTTTGTAATTTTTGTACAAAAATATATTTATGGAATAAAAACTTTAGTTCCACTTGCTATGGGAATTACAAAATATTCAGCTATAAAATTCTCAATTTTTAATGCACTAGCAGCCGTTTTATGGGCTTGTGTTATTGGATATGCAAGTTTTACAGCAGGGGAATATATATTGAGTTTAGGTGAAGATTTTAAATATGTTGGTTTATTTACAATAGTGCTGATTATTTTAGTTATTTCTTATGTTTTTAAAAAAATAGAAAAAAAATAG
- a CDS encoding EAL domain-containing protein, which produces MLLEKILNIFLKKNNIKTLFLVDILYMKDLNAIYDFKNGDFIIKQLEFILKNKTKELIKQELKRNITIKVKNTHADVFEILLLDNLSIQEIIIVKNLIYECIISNNFKLLNSNASINIDITIGCAKSEDKNIKIYAEKALHNAKLNFIHYMYYDSFLYKNESINENLLDVLTYSIENNLAEPYFQAIMDNNTNKIVKYEALMRIFDKDGHMLMPNIFIHKAKKCRLYNKLMEILIDKIIIYILKYKIHVSINLDYTDILNPQIKKTLVSKIRNNNIGKYLTLEILESEKVSNFDTVNEFINDVKKLGVKIAIDDFGTGFSNYENILNLNIDYIKIDGSLIRKIDEDIYLNLIKSIVLFSKQQNIKVVAEFVSDLKILRYVKSIEIDYSQGYYVGKPMHIKELFGEEI; this is translated from the coding sequence GTGTTGTTAGAAAAAATTTTAAATATATTTTTGAAAAAAAATAATATTAAAACTCTTTTTTTAGTTGATATTTTATATATGAAAGATTTAAATGCTATTTATGATTTTAAAAATGGCGATTTCATAATTAAACAACTAGAATTCATTCTTAAAAATAAAACAAAAGAACTTATAAAACAAGAATTAAAACGAAATATTACAATAAAAGTCAAAAATACCCATGCTGATGTGTTTGAAATCCTTTTATTGGACAATCTAAGCATTCAAGAAATTATCATTGTAAAAAATCTTATTTATGAATGTATCATATCAAATAACTTTAAACTTTTAAATAGCAATGCGAGTATAAACATCGATATAACGATTGGTTGTGCTAAAAGTGAAGATAAAAATATTAAAATTTATGCTGAAAAAGCTTTACATAATGCAAAATTAAATTTTATTCATTATATGTATTATGATTCATTTTTATATAAAAATGAATCAATAAATGAAAATTTACTTGATGTATTAACTTATAGTATAGAAAACAATTTGGCAGAACCATATTTTCAAGCTATTATGGATAATAATACAAATAAAATAGTTAAATATGAAGCTTTAATGAGAATATTTGATAAAGATGGTCATATGTTAATGCCAAATATTTTTATTCATAAAGCAAAAAAATGTAGACTTTATAACAAACTTATGGAAATTTTAATTGATAAAATCATAATTTATATTCTAAAATATAAAATTCATGTTAGTATAAATCTAGATTATACAGATATTTTAAATCCTCAAATTAAAAAAACTTTAGTTAGTAAAATTAGAAATAATAATATTGGTAAATATTTAACCTTAGAAATATTAGAAAGTGAAAAAGTTTCAAATTTTGACACTGTAAATGAATTTATAAATGATGTAAAAAAATTAGGTGTTAAAATAGCAATAGATGACTTTGGAACAGGATTTTCTAACTATGAAAATATCTTAAATTTAAATATTGATTATATAAAAATTGATGGTTCACTAATCAGAAAAATTGACGAAGATATTTATTTGAATCTAATAAAAAGTATTGTTTTGTTTTCAAAACAACAAAACATCAAGGTTGTTGCTGAGTTTGTTAGTGACTTAAAAATTTTAAGATATGTAAAGAGTATAGAAATTGATTACTCTCAAGGTTATTACGTAGGAAAACCAATGCATATAAAAGAACTGTTTGGAGAAGAGATTTGA
- a CDS encoding diguanylate cyclase domain-containing protein, which yields MKQELKKITDLTINDLLNNDIILPSTYFDKFNYHAKELEIDLDDENFKHEISKIILEDFQAIENYMSLIATTASTLQENTKNATDAILNKDIDSLNDIYKKMLNLEEEVKNLNNKLFVDDITNTFNKKWIYKKFLNDNALFQQNGICILVDVIDYFYIQKEYGELLANNLLIFATKFIKQKLEDEDFDYQMVRYNENKFFIFIKNLTEEKKDVINSILNLEHLLSNTTLKSNSGLFIKAKYEFKISSFKINQESKEIFEKLLTQERQI from the coding sequence TTGAAACAAGAACTAAAAAAAATAACTGATTTAACTATAAATGACCTTTTAAATAATGATATTATACTTCCTTCTACATACTTTGATAAATTTAATTATCATGCAAAAGAGTTAGAAATAGATTTAGATGATGAAAATTTTAAACATGAAATAAGCAAAATCATTTTAGAAGACTTCCAAGCAATAGAAAATTATATGAGTCTAATTGCAACGACAGCATCAACTCTACAAGAAAATACAAAAAATGCCACAGATGCCATATTAAATAAAGACATTGATTCTTTAAATGACATATACAAAAAAATGCTTAACTTAGAAGAAGAAGTAAAAAACTTAAATAATAAACTTTTTGTAGATGATATTACTAATACTTTTAACAAAAAATGGATTTATAAAAAGTTTTTAAATGATAATGCTCTATTCCAACAAAATGGTATTTGTATTTTAGTAGATGTTATTGATTATTTTTATATTCAAAAAGAATATGGAGAACTTTTAGCAAATAATTTACTAATTTTTGCAACAAAATTTATTAAACAAAAACTAGAAGATGAAGATTTTGATTATCAAATGGTTAGATACAATGAAAATAAATTTTTTATTTTTATAAAAAACTTAACAGAAGAAAAAAAAGATGTTATTAATTCTATTTTGAATTTAGAACATTTATTATCAAATACAACTTTAAAAAGTAACTCAGGACTTTTTATAAAAGCTAAATACGAATTTAAAATTTCTTCATTTAAAATAAATCAAGAATCAAAAGAGATTTTTGAAAAATTACTAACTCAAGAAAGACAAATATAA
- a CDS encoding 5-oxoprolinase subunit PxpA: MAIKLNCDMGESFGIWKMGNDEEIMPYIDMANLACGFHASDAVTMSRSVILAKKYNVTIGAHPSYHDLLGFGRRTMLCSLEEIKSIVLYQLGALNAFCRANGTALSYVKPHGALYNDMMRDENIFKAVLNAISSFNKNIKLMVISGPKNEEYEYTAKLYDIKLLFEVFADRNYNDDGSLVSRMEENAIIHEELDVLSRVVNLKEKGFISSINGHMLFLKSDSICVHGDNEKALEFIKLVRKALY, translated from the coding sequence ATGGCTATAAAATTAAATTGTGACATGGGTGAGAGTTTCGGTATTTGGAAAATGGGAAATGATGAAGAGATAATGCCTTATATTGATATGGCAAATCTTGCTTGTGGTTTTCATGCTAGTGATGCGGTTACTATGAGTAGAAGTGTGATTTTAGCAAAAAAATACAATGTAACAATTGGAGCTCATCCTTCTTATCATGATTTATTAGGTTTTGGAAGAAGAACAATGTTATGTTCTCTTGAAGAGATAAAATCTATAGTGTTATATCAATTGGGTGCTTTAAATGCTTTTTGTAGAGCAAATGGCACAGCTCTTTCTTATGTAAAACCACATGGTGCTTTGTATAATGACATGATGAGAGATGAAAATATTTTTAAAGCAGTTTTAAATGCTATTTCATCTTTTAATAAAAATATAAAACTTATGGTTATATCAGGTCCAAAAAATGAAGAATATGAATATACAGCAAAACTATATGATATAAAACTACTTTTTGAAGTATTTGCAGATAGAAATTACAATGATGATGGATCTTTGGTTTCAAGAATGGAAGAAAATGCAATCATTCATGAAGAATTAGATGTTTTATCTAGAGTTGTAAATCTAAAAGAAAAAGGTTTTATTTCAAGTATAAATGGGCATATGTTATTTTTAAAAAGTGATTCTATTTGTGTTCATGGAGATAATGAAAAAGCACTTGAATTTATAAAATTAGTGAGAAAAGCTCTCTATTGA
- a CDS encoding DUF4197 domain-containing protein has translation MKKSLIVSTLLLTSTLTFALDLGSITKSVVDTVSKDTGIAQQVNNATSSTTNSNLDNATVSNGLKEALKTGVTYATTQLGSNNGYLNNKAVKIPLPNNLSSAEKLIRSAGGDKMADDLINSMNTAASKAAPKTAEIFISAIDKMSLTDAQKILSGGNNAATEYFKANTTESLKKSIAPIIQETMKENQVAGYYESVNNLYKSNVKGLVDNSGVMGMAKSFGVDSYIPGNSNESLDEFVTNKAIEGLFTMIAQKEASIRTNPTEQTSSILKQVFGK, from the coding sequence ATGAAAAAATCACTTATCGTTTCAACTCTACTTTTAACTTCAACATTAACTTTTGCCCTAGATTTAGGAAGTATTACAAAAAGTGTTGTTGATACAGTTTCAAAAGACACAGGAATTGCCCAACAAGTAAACAATGCTACGTCATCAACTACAAATAGTAATCTTGATAATGCAACAGTTTCAAATGGGCTAAAAGAGGCTTTAAAAACAGGAGTAACATATGCTACAACTCAGCTGGGAAGTAATAATGGTTATTTAAACAATAAAGCCGTAAAAATTCCTCTTCCAAATAATCTATCAAGTGCTGAAAAATTAATCAGATCAGCAGGTGGCGATAAAATGGCTGATGATTTAATAAACTCAATGAATACAGCAGCTTCAAAAGCAGCTCCAAAAACAGCTGAAATTTTTATCTCTGCAATTGATAAAATGAGTTTAACTGATGCTCAAAAAATTCTATCAGGTGGAAACAATGCAGCAACAGAATATTTCAAAGCAAATACAACTGAATCATTAAAAAAATCAATAGCACCAATTATTCAAGAAACAATGAAAGAAAACCAAGTTGCAGGTTATTATGAAAGTGTTAATAACTTATACAAATCAAATGTAAAAGGTTTAGTTGATAATAGTGGAGTTATGGGAATGGCAAAAAGTTTTGGAGTTGATTCTTATATTCCTGGAAATTCAAATGAAAGTTTAGATGAATTTGTTACAAACAAAGCAATCGAAGGATTATTTACAATGATTGCTCAAAAAGAAGCATCAATTAGAACAAATCCTACTGAACAAACAAGTTCAATTTTAAAACAAGTTTTTGGGAAATAA
- a CDS encoding GNAT family N-acetyltransferase, with protein MPLKIRNATPKDSKIIFNFIMELAIYEKAPNEVKTTAEEIEESLFSSNATAYALICEEDGIAIGFAVYFYNYSTWLGKKGIYLEDLYVSESKRKRGAGKALLKYLAQKAIEENCGRFEWSCLDWNTPSREFYESFGAVAKTEWIGYRLEGVSLEKFANS; from the coding sequence ATGCCCCTAAAAATAAGAAATGCAACCCCAAAAGACTCCAAAATAATCTTCAATTTCATAATGGAACTAGCCATTTACGAAAAAGCACCAAATGAAGTAAAAACAACAGCAGAAGAGATTGAAGAATCACTTTTTTCTTCAAATGCAACAGCATATGCTTTGATTTGTGAAGAAGACGGAATTGCTATTGGTTTTGCTGTTTATTTTTACAATTACTCAACTTGGCTTGGCAAAAAAGGTATTTATCTTGAGGATTTATATGTTAGTGAATCAAAAAGAAAAAGAGGTGCTGGAAAAGCTCTTTTAAAATATCTGGCACAAAAAGCTATTGAAGAAAATTGTGGGCGATTTGAATGGTCTTGTTTGGATTGGAATACTCCTTCTCGAGAATTTTATGAAAGTTTTGGGGCAGTTGCAAAAACTGAATGGATTGGTTATAGACTTGAGGGTGTTTCTTTAGAAAAGTTTGCAAATAGTTAG
- the htpG gene encoding molecular chaperone HtpG, which produces MAKHQFQTEVGQLLHLMTHSLYSNKEIFIRELVSNSSDAIDKLNYVRLTDESLKESFADWKGEINISFDEADKSLTISDNGIGMNEADLIASIGTIAKSGTKSFVEALTGDAKKDSNLIGQFGVGFYSVFMVADKVDVISKKAGEETAYKWSSDGTGEFDLAPALKESNGTVIYIKLKDDEVSEFASKHRIQNIVGKYSNHIAYPIFLNYNEEVTETLSEEDKKAGKEPSKTTERKHEKINEATALWMQPKAKLKEDDYNQFYKSISHDSSEPMLTIHTKTEGVNEYTTLFYIPKTAPMDMYRADFQSGVKLYVKRVFITDDEKELLPTYLRFVRGIIDSEDLPLNVSREILQENRILANIKQGSVKKILAEIKKLSKDEEKYAEFVAQYIRPLKEGVYQDHMNKETILELLRYKSSKAEAGKMTSLEAYKERADSEQKAIFYIVGDNEKILRSSPLLESYNKNNIEVLILDDKEIDEIITPTIGAYKDWEFKDITACEPPKVEQSEEAKKEVEEKFQDITKKIKDKLGDAVKDVKVTNRLSESPSCVVKDAADAQMAAMAHMFRAMGQAMPESAPILEINPEHEIVKKLNGCADESTIEDVSWILLDQAKLSEGMEITDTVAFAKRLSRITAKAL; this is translated from the coding sequence ATGGCAAAACATCAATTTCAAACAGAAGTAGGACAATTATTACATTTAATGACACACTCTTTATATTCAAATAAAGAGATTTTTATAAGAGAGCTTGTATCAAATTCAAGTGATGCAATCGACAAACTAAACTATGTTAGACTAACTGATGAGTCTTTAAAAGAATCATTTGCAGATTGGAAAGGTGAGATTAATATCTCTTTTGATGAAGCTGATAAATCTTTAACAATTTCAGACAATGGTATTGGTATGAATGAAGCTGATTTAATAGCTTCTATTGGAACAATCGCAAAATCAGGTACAAAATCATTTGTTGAAGCACTAACTGGTGATGCAAAAAAAGATTCAAACTTAATCGGTCAATTTGGGGTTGGTTTTTATTCAGTATTTATGGTAGCAGATAAAGTAGATGTTATCTCTAAAAAAGCTGGTGAAGAAACTGCGTATAAATGGTCAAGTGATGGAACAGGTGAGTTTGATTTAGCACCTGCACTAAAAGAGTCAAATGGTACAGTTATTTATATCAAATTAAAAGATGATGAAGTATCTGAGTTTGCTTCAAAACACAGAATTCAAAATATTGTTGGAAAATATTCAAATCATATTGCATATCCAATTTTCTTAAATTACAACGAAGAAGTGACTGAAACTTTAAGTGAAGAAGACAAAAAAGCAGGCAAAGAACCATCAAAAACAACTGAGAGAAAACATGAAAAAATCAATGAAGCAACAGCTTTATGGATGCAACCAAAAGCAAAATTAAAAGAAGATGATTATAATCAATTTTATAAATCAATTTCTCATGACTCATCTGAGCCAATGCTTACAATTCACACAAAAACAGAAGGTGTAAACGAATATACAACACTTTTCTACATCCCAAAAACAGCTCCTATGGATATGTACAGAGCAGATTTTCAAAGTGGTGTTAAACTATATGTTAAAAGAGTGTTTATTACTGATGATGAAAAAGAGTTATTACCAACTTATTTAAGATTCGTAAGAGGAATTATTGACTCTGAAGATTTACCATTAAATGTTTCAAGAGAGATTTTACAAGAAAATAGAATCTTAGCAAACATCAAACAAGGAAGTGTTAAAAAAATCCTTGCTGAAATCAAAAAATTATCAAAAGATGAAGAAAAATATGCTGAGTTTGTAGCTCAATATATTAGACCTTTAAAAGAGGGTGTATATCAAGACCATATGAATAAAGAGACAATTTTAGAGTTGTTAAGATACAAATCATCAAAAGCAGAAGCTGGAAAAATGACTTCATTGGAAGCTTACAAAGAAAGAGCTGATAGTGAACAAAAAGCAATTTTCTATATCGTTGGAGATAATGAAAAAATCTTAAGAAGTTCACCATTATTAGAGTCTTATAACAAAAATAATATCGAAGTTTTAATCTTAGATGATAAAGAAATTGACGAAATCATCACTCCAACAATTGGTGCTTACAAAGATTGGGAATTCAAAGACATCACAGCTTGTGAACCTCCAAAAGTAGAACAATCAGAAGAAGCAAAAAAAGAAGTTGAAGAAAAATTCCAAGACATCACTAAAAAAATCAAAGATAAATTAGGTGATGCAGTTAAAGATGTAAAAGTTACAAATAGACTTTCAGAGTCTCCATCATGCGTAGTAAAAGATGCAGCAGATGCTCAAATGGCAGCAATGGCTCATATGTTCAGAGCAATGGGACAAGCAATGCCAGAATCAGCTCCAATCTTAGAAATCAACCCAGAGCATGAAATCGTAAAAAAATTAAACGGTTGTGCAGATGAATCAACAATCGAAGATGTTTCTTGGATTTTATTAGACCAAGCAAAACTAAGTGAAGGTATGGAAATTACTGATACAGTTGCGTTTGCGAAAAGATTATCAAGAATTACAGCAAAAGCTCTTTAA